In Tenebrio molitor chromosome 8, icTenMoli1.1, whole genome shotgun sequence, a genomic segment contains:
- the LOC138136269 gene encoding uncharacterized protein isoform X2: MASPLFDFEEHLHYCVDCNCYFVENSPDEQCPFCLSEWVAEVLDGVEYEDDLQDVTESPVGQFRQENASEQERRDPVEFRNSLIPLSDIATFLGNRQVDRRSYRQFQCHVCDIQFGNSFPRCPLCSGEFVQEILHDDGNFEDSASSSESSFDISQLRRPPPPTIPTPPPLPPPPPSQLTELSGNTPPPNNATSPNINLFCHICENIFENPSRSLFCPHCLTDFIEEVHDLQGVETNYLRPSDEIQRPTPSVESRTKVPILSNIRRYISRLRRRIRKFLRLSSSGENVSRASSVVLRERPTHSFATRTEVPTLRISRRRFARQRRSTRGLARIPSSRNNRLIQIVNINSAQKNDNPRCTICWEDFTVGERVASLLCKHMYHQLCIVPWIQANSTCPICRRVYPENTVSYGSPLRTEEGLPRLQH, encoded by the exons ATGGCTTCCCCACTTTTTGACTTTGAAGAACATCTTCATTATTGTGTTGATTGCAATTGCTACTTTGTAGAAAATTCACCG GATGAACAATGCCCATTTTGCCTCTCCGAATGGGTGGCAGAAGTTTTAGACGGCGTCGAATATGAAGATGATCTTCAAGATGTGACAGAATCTCCAGTGGGACAATTTAGACAAGAAAACGCCTCTGAACAAGAGCGAAGGGACCCTGTAGAATTCcg gaATAGTCTAATCCCTCTAAGTGATATTGCGACAT TCTTAGGTAACAGACAAGTAGATCGTAGATCATATAGACAATTCCAGTGTCACGTATGTGACATTCAGTTTGGGAATTCATTTCCA AGGTGCCCTCTATGTTCCGGTGAATTTGTTCAAGAAATTCTTCACGATGAC GGAAATTTCGAAGACTCTGCAAGTTCGTCAGAATCTTCATTTGACATTTCCCAACTCAGAAGACCACCACCACCAACTATACCAACACCACCACCACTACCACCACCCCCGCCATCACAATTGACC GAACTCTCTGGAAACACTCCACCACCAAACAACGCAACTTCTcccaatataaatttattttgccaCATTtgcgaaaacatttttgaaaatcctTCAAGG AGTCTATTCTGTCCCCACTGTTTGACTGACTTTATTGAAGAAGTGCACGATCTTCAAGGCGTTGAAACT AATTATTTGAGACCATCAGATGAGATACAAAGACCAACACCTTCAGTAGAAAGTCGTACCAAAGTACC GATTTTGTCAAACATACGTCGATATATTTCCCGTCTAAGAAGAAGAATCAGAA AATTTCTCCGACTTTCTTCTTCTGGGGAAAATGTAAGTCGTGCTAGTTCAGTAGTTCTGAGAGAGAGACCAACACATTCATTCGCAACTCGTACCGAAGTACC CACTTTACGAATTTCACGTCGACGTTTTGCTCGGCAAAGGAGATCAACCAGAG GTTTAGCGAGAATCCCTTCTTCTAGGAATAACAGATTAATAcaaattgtaaatataaacTCGGCACAAAAGAACGATAACCCTCGGTGTACCATTTGTTGGGAGGACTTTACTGTAGGCGAGAGAGTTGCGTCGTTGCTTTGTAAGCACATGTACCACCAACTGTGTATAGTACCGTGGATCCAAGCCAACAGCACTTGTCCCATTTGCAGACGAGTTTATCCAG AAAATACAGTATCGTATGGCTCTCCACTAAGAACAGAAGAAGGTCTACCACGtttacaacactaa
- the LOC138136269 gene encoding uncharacterized protein isoform X1: MASPLFDFEEHLHYCVDCNCYFVENSPDEQCPFCLSEWVAEVLDGVEYEDDLQDVTESPVGQFRQENASEQERRDPVEFRNSLIPLSDIATFLGNRQVDRRSYRQFQCHVCDIQFGNSFPRCPLCSGEFVQEILHDDGNFEDSASSSESSFDISQLRRPPPPTIPTPPPLPPPPPSQLTELSGNTPPPNNATSPNINLFCHICENIFENPSRSLFCPHCLTDFIEEVHDLQGVETNYLRPSDEIQRPTPSVESRTKVPILSNIRRYISRLRRRIRKFLRLSSSGENVSRASSVVLRERPTHSFATRTEVPTLRISRRRFARQRRSTRVGLARIPSSRNNRLIQIVNINSAQKNDNPRCTICWEDFTVGERVASLLCKHMYHQLCIVPWIQANSTCPICRRVYPENTVSYGSPLRTEEGLPRLQH, from the exons ATGGCTTCCCCACTTTTTGACTTTGAAGAACATCTTCATTATTGTGTTGATTGCAATTGCTACTTTGTAGAAAATTCACCG GATGAACAATGCCCATTTTGCCTCTCCGAATGGGTGGCAGAAGTTTTAGACGGCGTCGAATATGAAGATGATCTTCAAGATGTGACAGAATCTCCAGTGGGACAATTTAGACAAGAAAACGCCTCTGAACAAGAGCGAAGGGACCCTGTAGAATTCcg gaATAGTCTAATCCCTCTAAGTGATATTGCGACAT TCTTAGGTAACAGACAAGTAGATCGTAGATCATATAGACAATTCCAGTGTCACGTATGTGACATTCAGTTTGGGAATTCATTTCCA AGGTGCCCTCTATGTTCCGGTGAATTTGTTCAAGAAATTCTTCACGATGAC GGAAATTTCGAAGACTCTGCAAGTTCGTCAGAATCTTCATTTGACATTTCCCAACTCAGAAGACCACCACCACCAACTATACCAACACCACCACCACTACCACCACCCCCGCCATCACAATTGACC GAACTCTCTGGAAACACTCCACCACCAAACAACGCAACTTCTcccaatataaatttattttgccaCATTtgcgaaaacatttttgaaaatcctTCAAGG AGTCTATTCTGTCCCCACTGTTTGACTGACTTTATTGAAGAAGTGCACGATCTTCAAGGCGTTGAAACT AATTATTTGAGACCATCAGATGAGATACAAAGACCAACACCTTCAGTAGAAAGTCGTACCAAAGTACC GATTTTGTCAAACATACGTCGATATATTTCCCGTCTAAGAAGAAGAATCAGAA AATTTCTCCGACTTTCTTCTTCTGGGGAAAATGTAAGTCGTGCTAGTTCAGTAGTTCTGAGAGAGAGACCAACACATTCATTCGCAACTCGTACCGAAGTACC CACTTTACGAATTTCACGTCGACGTTTTGCTCGGCAAAGGAGATCAACCAGAG TAGGTTTAGCGAGAATCCCTTCTTCTAGGAATAACAGATTAATAcaaattgtaaatataaacTCGGCACAAAAGAACGATAACCCTCGGTGTACCATTTGTTGGGAGGACTTTACTGTAGGCGAGAGAGTTGCGTCGTTGCTTTGTAAGCACATGTACCACCAACTGTGTATAGTACCGTGGATCCAAGCCAACAGCACTTGTCCCATTTGCAGACGAGTTTATCCAG AAAATACAGTATCGTATGGCTCTCCACTAAGAACAGAAGAAGGTCTACCACGtttacaacactaa
- the LOC138136269 gene encoding uncharacterized protein isoform X5 — MASPLFDFEEHLHYCVDCNCYFVENSPDEQCPFCLSEWVAEVLDGVEYEDDLQDVTESPVGQFRQENASEQERRDPVEFRNSLIPLSDIATFLGNRQVDRRSYRQFQCHVCDIQFGNSFPRCPLCSGEFVQEILHDDGNFEDSASSSESSFDISQLRRPPPPTIPTPPPLPPPPPSQLTELSGNTPPPNNATSPNINLFCHICENIFENPSRSLFCPHCLTDFIEEVHDLQGVETNYLRPSDEIQRPTPSVESRTKVPILSNIRRYISRLRRRIRKFLRLSSSGENVSRASSVVLRERPTHSFATRTEVPNFFFQHFTNFTSTFCSAKEINQRFSENPFF; from the exons ATGGCTTCCCCACTTTTTGACTTTGAAGAACATCTTCATTATTGTGTTGATTGCAATTGCTACTTTGTAGAAAATTCACCG GATGAACAATGCCCATTTTGCCTCTCCGAATGGGTGGCAGAAGTTTTAGACGGCGTCGAATATGAAGATGATCTTCAAGATGTGACAGAATCTCCAGTGGGACAATTTAGACAAGAAAACGCCTCTGAACAAGAGCGAAGGGACCCTGTAGAATTCcg gaATAGTCTAATCCCTCTAAGTGATATTGCGACAT TCTTAGGTAACAGACAAGTAGATCGTAGATCATATAGACAATTCCAGTGTCACGTATGTGACATTCAGTTTGGGAATTCATTTCCA AGGTGCCCTCTATGTTCCGGTGAATTTGTTCAAGAAATTCTTCACGATGAC GGAAATTTCGAAGACTCTGCAAGTTCGTCAGAATCTTCATTTGACATTTCCCAACTCAGAAGACCACCACCACCAACTATACCAACACCACCACCACTACCACCACCCCCGCCATCACAATTGACC GAACTCTCTGGAAACACTCCACCACCAAACAACGCAACTTCTcccaatataaatttattttgccaCATTtgcgaaaacatttttgaaaatcctTCAAGG AGTCTATTCTGTCCCCACTGTTTGACTGACTTTATTGAAGAAGTGCACGATCTTCAAGGCGTTGAAACT AATTATTTGAGACCATCAGATGAGATACAAAGACCAACACCTTCAGTAGAAAGTCGTACCAAAGTACC GATTTTGTCAAACATACGTCGATATATTTCCCGTCTAAGAAGAAGAATCAGAA AATTTCTCCGACTTTCTTCTTCTGGGGAAAATGTAAGTCGTGCTAGTTCAGTAGTTCTGAGAGAGAGACCAACACATTCATTCGCAACTCGTACCGAAGTACC caatttcttttttcagCACTTTACGAATTTCACGTCGACGTTTTGCTCGGCAAAGGAGATCAACCAGAG GTTTAGCGAGAATCCCTTCTTCTAG
- the LOC138136269 gene encoding uncharacterized protein isoform X3 has protein sequence MASPLFDFEEHLHYCVDCNCYFVENSPDEQCPFCLSEWVAEVLDGVEYEDDLQDVTESPVGQFRQENASEQERRDPVEFRNSLIPLSDIATFLGNRQVDRRSYRQFQCHVCDIQFGNSFPRCPLCSGEFVQEILHDDGNFEDSASSSESSFDISQLRRPPPPTIPTPPPLPPPPPSQLTELSGNTPPPNNATSPNINLFCHICENIFENPSRSLFCPHCLTDFIEEVHDLQGVETNYLRPSDEIQRPTPSVESRTKVPILSNIRRYISRLRRRIRKFLRLSSSGENVSRASSVVLRERPTHSFATRTEVPTLRISRRRFARQRRSTRVGLARIPSSRNNRLIQIVNINSAQKNDNPRCTICWEDFTVGERVASLLCKHMYHQLCIVPWIQANSTCPICRRVYPVSYGSPLRTEEGLPRLQH, from the exons ATGGCTTCCCCACTTTTTGACTTTGAAGAACATCTTCATTATTGTGTTGATTGCAATTGCTACTTTGTAGAAAATTCACCG GATGAACAATGCCCATTTTGCCTCTCCGAATGGGTGGCAGAAGTTTTAGACGGCGTCGAATATGAAGATGATCTTCAAGATGTGACAGAATCTCCAGTGGGACAATTTAGACAAGAAAACGCCTCTGAACAAGAGCGAAGGGACCCTGTAGAATTCcg gaATAGTCTAATCCCTCTAAGTGATATTGCGACAT TCTTAGGTAACAGACAAGTAGATCGTAGATCATATAGACAATTCCAGTGTCACGTATGTGACATTCAGTTTGGGAATTCATTTCCA AGGTGCCCTCTATGTTCCGGTGAATTTGTTCAAGAAATTCTTCACGATGAC GGAAATTTCGAAGACTCTGCAAGTTCGTCAGAATCTTCATTTGACATTTCCCAACTCAGAAGACCACCACCACCAACTATACCAACACCACCACCACTACCACCACCCCCGCCATCACAATTGACC GAACTCTCTGGAAACACTCCACCACCAAACAACGCAACTTCTcccaatataaatttattttgccaCATTtgcgaaaacatttttgaaaatcctTCAAGG AGTCTATTCTGTCCCCACTGTTTGACTGACTTTATTGAAGAAGTGCACGATCTTCAAGGCGTTGAAACT AATTATTTGAGACCATCAGATGAGATACAAAGACCAACACCTTCAGTAGAAAGTCGTACCAAAGTACC GATTTTGTCAAACATACGTCGATATATTTCCCGTCTAAGAAGAAGAATCAGAA AATTTCTCCGACTTTCTTCTTCTGGGGAAAATGTAAGTCGTGCTAGTTCAGTAGTTCTGAGAGAGAGACCAACACATTCATTCGCAACTCGTACCGAAGTACC CACTTTACGAATTTCACGTCGACGTTTTGCTCGGCAAAGGAGATCAACCAGAG TAGGTTTAGCGAGAATCCCTTCTTCTAGGAATAACAGATTAATAcaaattgtaaatataaacTCGGCACAAAAGAACGATAACCCTCGGTGTACCATTTGTTGGGAGGACTTTACTGTAGGCGAGAGAGTTGCGTCGTTGCTTTGTAAGCACATGTACCACCAACTGTGTATAGTACCGTGGATCCAAGCCAACAGCACTTGTCCCATTTGCAGACGAGTTTATCCAG TATCGTATGGCTCTCCACTAAGAACAGAAGAAGGTCTACCACGtttacaacactaa
- the LOC138136269 gene encoding uncharacterized protein isoform X4, whose protein sequence is MASPLFDFEEHLHYCVDCNCYFVENSPDEQCPFCLSEWVAEVLDGVEYEDDLQDVTESPVGQFRQENASEQERRDPVEFRNSLIPLSDIATFLGNRQVDRRSYRQFQCHVCDIQFGNSFPRCPLCSGEFVQEILHDDGNFEDSASSSESSFDISQLRRPPPPTIPTPPPLPPPPPSQLTELSGNTPPPNNATSPNINLFCHICENIFENPSRSLFCPHCLTDFIEEVHDLQGVETNYLRPSDEIQRPTPSVESRTKVPILSNIRRYISRLRRRIRKFLRLSSSGENVSRASSVVLRERPTHSFATRTEVPNFFFQHFTNFTSTFCSAKEINQSRFSENPFF, encoded by the exons ATGGCTTCCCCACTTTTTGACTTTGAAGAACATCTTCATTATTGTGTTGATTGCAATTGCTACTTTGTAGAAAATTCACCG GATGAACAATGCCCATTTTGCCTCTCCGAATGGGTGGCAGAAGTTTTAGACGGCGTCGAATATGAAGATGATCTTCAAGATGTGACAGAATCTCCAGTGGGACAATTTAGACAAGAAAACGCCTCTGAACAAGAGCGAAGGGACCCTGTAGAATTCcg gaATAGTCTAATCCCTCTAAGTGATATTGCGACAT TCTTAGGTAACAGACAAGTAGATCGTAGATCATATAGACAATTCCAGTGTCACGTATGTGACATTCAGTTTGGGAATTCATTTCCA AGGTGCCCTCTATGTTCCGGTGAATTTGTTCAAGAAATTCTTCACGATGAC GGAAATTTCGAAGACTCTGCAAGTTCGTCAGAATCTTCATTTGACATTTCCCAACTCAGAAGACCACCACCACCAACTATACCAACACCACCACCACTACCACCACCCCCGCCATCACAATTGACC GAACTCTCTGGAAACACTCCACCACCAAACAACGCAACTTCTcccaatataaatttattttgccaCATTtgcgaaaacatttttgaaaatcctTCAAGG AGTCTATTCTGTCCCCACTGTTTGACTGACTTTATTGAAGAAGTGCACGATCTTCAAGGCGTTGAAACT AATTATTTGAGACCATCAGATGAGATACAAAGACCAACACCTTCAGTAGAAAGTCGTACCAAAGTACC GATTTTGTCAAACATACGTCGATATATTTCCCGTCTAAGAAGAAGAATCAGAA AATTTCTCCGACTTTCTTCTTCTGGGGAAAATGTAAGTCGTGCTAGTTCAGTAGTTCTGAGAGAGAGACCAACACATTCATTCGCAACTCGTACCGAAGTACC caatttcttttttcagCACTTTACGAATTTCACGTCGACGTTTTGCTCGGCAAAGGAGATCAACCAGAG TAGGTTTAGCGAGAATCCCTTCTTCTAG